The genomic stretch TGTAGTATTTCCACATCTCGCCGTACTGGTCGTACTTGGCGCGCTTCTCCGGGTCGGAGAGCACCTCGTATGCCTCGCTGATCTCTTTGAACTTCTCCTCCGCGCTCTTATCACCTGGGTTGACATCCGGGTGGTATTTGCGCGCCAGTCGGCGATACGCCTGCTTGATCTCCTTTTCGGTGGCGTTGCGCGGTACACCGAGTATCGCGTAGTAGTCCTTGTATTTGAAGTTCATCGTTGCCTTGCCACCTTCTTACCGATGGTATTGCTCATATTGCTTGAAAAAGGGGCAGGGCAGCCTGCCTGCGCCCTGCCCCTCCCGTTGCACAGGCGAAGGTAGGGGAATTATCCCGCCTTCACCTGCACCTTCTTCGGACGCACCTGCTCCGCTTTGGGCAGGGTGATGGTCAGCACGCCGTCCTTGTAATGCGCCGTCACCTTCTCGGCGTCGATCGGCGTGCCGAGCGTGAACGAGCGCTGGAACGTGCCATACGCCCGCTCGATGCGCACGTAGTCCTTACGGCGCTCCTCGTCCTGGAACTTGCGCTCGCCTTTCACGCACAGCGTGTCGCCCGTCAACTCGATCTCCACCTCTTCGGGCTTCACGCCGGGCAGCTCCATGTTAATCGTGATTT from Bacillota bacterium encodes the following:
- a CDS encoding Hsp20/alpha crystallin family protein, encoding MALVRWEDPVDMLTRFEREMNQLMNQFFGNAAARRTEPTLPRVWAPAVDVREDDNEITINMELPGVKPEEVEIELTGDTLCVKGERKFQDEERRKDYVRIERAYGTFQRSFTLGTPIDAEKVTAHYKDGVLTITLPKAEQVRPKKVQVKAG